A stretch of Candidatus Bathyarchaeia archaeon DNA encodes these proteins:
- a CDS encoding nucleotidyltransferase domain-containing protein: KRREATFKNLPSYLRNLISFLKGMDGECKIFLFGSVAKRDYALISDIDILIKTKLKPKEVIAKLRNAGFDEPFEFHIVNEKEFKVYKLYIPELKEISDQRLIHLLFNFRKGC; encoded by the coding sequence AAGAGAAGGGAGGCAACCTTCAAGAATTTACCATCCTACTTAAGAAATTTAATCTCATTCTTGAAAGGGATGGATGGGGAGTGTAAAATTTTTCTTTTCGGCTCAGTAGCGAAAAGGGATTACGCCTTAATTAGCGATATAGATATTTTGATTAAAACAAAGCTTAAACCAAAAGAGGTTATAGCAAAATTAAGGAACGCAGGATTCGATGAACCTTTTGAGTTTCACATCGTTAACGAAAAAGAATTTAAGGTTTACAAGCTTTATATACCTGAATTAAAGGAAATCTCCGACCAACGATTAATTCATCTTCT